One region of Pseudomonas sp. ABC1 genomic DNA includes:
- a CDS encoding ATPase has product MRNDARDELDDVPSLGTAGERDAEPGRAEPEKRPGTGAGTGVLWCVIAALLISFGVLGWWSFQQIGLLNMRLVATQESFARISEDAAGRLQDISGKVVAAESSVNTESEALKLRIKRLESQLLEITQQQQAVATEQKSVQGRQGNHDQRLQEQERALSEGGERQKSLDEGQRALQGEQKALKEALAKVTRQLDEQAQSLAGQKQNAATLDGLGKDVAALKARSNPTQAISRLEQDLLVLRSELENRPASGAGIDTAEFDAFRAQVTRNINALQSQLANLQGQLNAR; this is encoded by the coding sequence ATGCGTAATGATGCCCGCGATGAACTGGATGATGTCCCCAGCCTGGGTACGGCAGGCGAGCGTGATGCAGAACCGGGACGCGCCGAGCCCGAGAAACGCCCGGGGACGGGCGCCGGGACAGGCGTCCTGTGGTGCGTCATCGCGGCGTTGCTGATTTCCTTCGGTGTACTGGGCTGGTGGAGTTTCCAGCAGATCGGCCTGCTCAACATGCGCCTGGTTGCGACCCAGGAGAGTTTCGCGCGCATCAGCGAAGATGCCGCCGGCCGCTTGCAGGACATTTCCGGCAAGGTGGTGGCCGCCGAGTCCAGCGTCAACACCGAGAGCGAAGCGCTCAAGTTGCGCATCAAGCGACTGGAAAGCCAGTTGCTCGAAATCACCCAGCAACAGCAGGCCGTGGCGACCGAGCAGAAGAGTGTGCAGGGCCGCCAGGGCAATCATGACCAGCGCCTGCAGGAGCAGGAGCGCGCGTTGAGTGAAGGCGGTGAGCGGCAGAAGTCCCTCGATGAAGGCCAGCGTGCGTTGCAGGGCGAGCAGAAGGCGCTGAAAGAGGCGCTGGCCAAGGTCACCAGACAGCTCGACGAGCAGGCGCAGAGCCTGGCTGGGCAGAAGCAGAATGCCGCAACGCTGGACGGGCTTGGCAAGGACGTTGCCGCCCTCAAGGCGCGCAGCAATCCCACCCAGGCCATCAGCCGGCTGGAGCAGGACCTGCTGGTGCTGCGCAGCGAACTGGAGAATCGCCCGGCCAGTGGCGCGGGGATCGACACTGCCGAGTTCGACGCTTTCCGGGCCCAGGTCACACGCAATATCAATGCGCTGCAAAGCCAGCTCGCCAATCTGCAGGGCCAGTTGAATGCGCGTTGA
- a CDS encoding sigma-70 family RNA polymerase sigma factor produces MPPADIDQLYREHHTWLHTWLRRRLDCNADASDLSHDVFLRLLKKRHDLEIRESQALLVTVAKGILANFHRHRHIERAYQQALAQLPEQEAPSPELHTLLFESLLAIDRALGELPFIVRKAFLLSQLDGMKQADIATELGISVATVKRHVVRALQRCCLADD; encoded by the coding sequence ATGCCTCCTGCCGATATCGACCAGCTCTATCGTGAGCACCACACCTGGCTGCATACCTGGCTGCGCCGTCGCCTCGACTGCAATGCCGATGCGAGTGACCTGAGCCATGATGTTTTCCTGCGCTTGCTGAAAAAGCGTCACGATCTGGAGATTCGCGAATCCCAGGCGCTGCTGGTGACCGTCGCCAAAGGCATCCTGGCGAATTTCCATCGCCACCGTCATATCGAGCGCGCCTACCAGCAAGCCCTGGCGCAATTACCCGAGCAAGAAGCACCCTCACCGGAACTGCACACTCTGCTGTTCGAGTCGCTGCTGGCCATCGACCGTGCCCTGGGCGAACTGCCGTTCATCGTGCGCAAGGCCTTCCTGCTGTCGCAGCTCGACGGCATGAAGCAGGCGGATATCGCTACCGAGCTGGGCATTTCCGTGGCCACGGTCAAACGGCATGTCGTGCGAGCCCTCCAGCGCTGCTGCCTGGCCGATGACTGA
- a CDS encoding diguanylate cyclase, translated as MAASCDSFIHRLTSLLPSELENTELGQLLSPKKHSLILNRRRATLIVNRVRLFAFLFAVLTPLWGLVDLVVFSYPLWMGLATCRIVASLAFVCLLLFYRPRGNMLDAYRSMTLLFAIPTLFYIASHTLLGGQHLTSFSAMVATGYAFLPFVLMAGLAIFPLTLKENLVLASVLLLAQGLAGYLNWATLNWPSFAGGFWLLALIAGVTALASMSQLAFMIALVRQAVRDPLTGILSRGSGEEILGLQWNAVKRRNGCLSLVFIDLDHFKAVNDQFGHEAGDRVLREATKNMLGSLRGSDSLLRWGGEEFLLIMPDTDIQQAQQALQRLLSKGLGTRPDGQPLTASLGLAERCFDGCEDYQSLLELADRRMYLAKSSGRNRLCWQDESEGETLFSLPRA; from the coding sequence ATGGCTGCATCGTGCGACTCGTTTATCCACCGTCTGACTTCTCTTCTTCCCAGTGAGCTGGAAAACACCGAACTGGGGCAACTGCTTTCGCCGAAGAAGCACTCGCTGATCCTCAATCGGCGACGGGCGACGCTGATCGTCAATCGGGTGCGCTTGTTCGCCTTCCTGTTCGCCGTATTGACGCCGCTCTGGGGGTTGGTCGACCTCGTGGTGTTCAGTTATCCGTTGTGGATGGGGCTGGCCACCTGCCGCATAGTGGCCAGCCTGGCCTTCGTCTGCCTGCTGCTGTTCTACCGGCCACGCGGCAACATGCTCGATGCCTACCGCTCGATGACTCTGTTGTTCGCCATTCCGACACTCTTCTATATCGCCTCGCACACCCTGCTGGGCGGCCAGCACCTGACCAGTTTCTCGGCGATGGTGGCCACCGGTTATGCCTTCCTGCCGTTCGTGCTGATGGCGGGGCTGGCGATCTTCCCGCTGACGCTCAAGGAAAACCTGGTCCTGGCCAGCGTGCTGCTGTTGGCCCAGGGGCTGGCCGGCTACCTGAACTGGGCGACGTTGAACTGGCCGTCCTTCGCTGGCGGCTTCTGGCTGCTGGCGCTGATCGCCGGCGTGACCGCGCTGGCCAGCATGAGCCAACTGGCGTTCATGATCGCGCTGGTGCGCCAGGCGGTGCGTGACCCGCTGACCGGGATTCTGTCGCGTGGCAGTGGCGAGGAAATCCTCGGCCTGCAATGGAATGCGGTGAAGCGCAGGAATGGTTGCCTGTCCCTGGTGTTCATCGACCTCGACCACTTCAAGGCGGTCAATGACCAGTTCGGGCACGAGGCCGGCGACCGGGTCTTGCGTGAGGCCACCAAGAATATGCTCGGCAGCCTGCGCGGCAGCGACAGCCTGTTGCGCTGGGGGGGCGAGGAGTTCCTGCTGATCATGCCGGACACGGATATACAGCAGGCTCAGCAAGCCTTGCAGCGCTTGCTGAGCAAGGGACTGGGCACGCGCCCTGACGGCCAGCCGCTGACCGCCAGCCTCGGCCTGGCCGAGCGTTGCTTCGATGGCTGCGAGGACTACCAGTCGCTGCTGGAGCTGGCTGACCGGCGCATGTACCTGGCCAAGAGCAGCGGGCGCAATCGCCTGTGCTGGCAGGACGAGAGCGAGGGTGAAACCCTGTTCAGCCTGCCACGGGCCTGA
- a CDS encoding sigma-70 family RNA polymerase sigma factor: MPHSHLDRLYREHHTWLYGWLRRRLGKREDAADMAQDTFLGVLRSGQAEQLREPRAYLQTLAKRMLWDFWRRQELERNYLAALAELPEASAPSEEELALLSEAILLIDQLLGDLPDKVRHAFLLNRLEGMSHPQIAAHLGVSLSTVERWIRQALVHCYLANTP, from the coding sequence ATGCCGCACAGCCACCTCGACCGTCTCTATCGCGAGCACCATACCTGGCTCTATGGCTGGCTCCGCCGTCGCCTGGGCAAACGTGAAGATGCGGCGGACATGGCCCAGGACACCTTCCTCGGCGTACTGCGCTCCGGCCAGGCCGAGCAGCTACGGGAGCCTCGCGCCTACCTGCAAACCCTGGCCAAGCGCATGCTCTGGGACTTCTGGCGCCGCCAGGAGCTGGAGCGCAACTACCTGGCGGCGCTGGCCGAACTGCCCGAGGCGAGCGCGCCGTCGGAGGAGGAACTGGCCCTGTTGAGCGAAGCCATCCTGCTGATCGACCAGCTCCTCGGCGACCTGCCCGACAAGGTACGTCACGCCTTCCTGCTCAACCGCCTGGAAGGCATGAGCCACCCGCAGATCGCTGCGCACCTCGGCGTCTCGCTATCCACCGTGGAGCGCTGGATACGCCAGGCTCTGGTGCATTGCTACCTCGCCAACACACCATGA
- a CDS encoding response regulator transcription factor encodes MIDVILLEDEPVLRQELGEFLDEEGYRATRTASLAEFEQHFQAHRHHLAVIDIGLPDGSGLQLIQRLRQSGHPLGIVIFSAKGTTADKIGGLDIGADHYLSKGCDLEELSATLAALARRMELRQEKTLWQLEVGPRRLLTPNAVHIPLSQQDMLVLHSLMQQAGNNVSREQIVQDLGADFMHYDQRRLDSQMRRLRRKVETLSGQPLPIKTLRNSGYCFYERSRVCG; translated from the coding sequence ATGATCGATGTGATATTGCTCGAAGACGAGCCCGTCCTGCGCCAGGAGCTGGGTGAGTTCCTCGACGAAGAAGGCTACAGAGCCACGAGAACCGCCAGCCTCGCCGAATTCGAGCAACACTTCCAGGCACACCGCCATCACCTGGCGGTGATCGACATAGGCCTGCCCGATGGCAGCGGCCTGCAACTCATCCAGCGTCTTCGCCAGAGCGGGCACCCGCTCGGCATCGTCATCTTCAGTGCCAAAGGCACCACCGCCGACAAGATCGGCGGCCTCGACATCGGCGCCGACCACTACCTGAGCAAAGGCTGCGACCTCGAAGAACTCTCCGCGACCCTGGCGGCACTGGCGCGCCGGATGGAGTTGCGTCAGGAAAAGACCCTCTGGCAACTGGAAGTCGGCCCCCGGCGCCTGCTGACGCCCAACGCCGTCCACATCCCCCTGTCGCAGCAGGACATGCTGGTCCTGCACAGCCTCATGCAGCAGGCCGGCAACAACGTCAGCCGGGAGCAGATCGTGCAGGACCTCGGCGCCGACTTCATGCACTACGACCAACGCCGACTGGACAGCCAGATGCGCCGACTGCGGCGCAAGGTCGAAACCCTCAGCGGACAGCCCCTGCCGATCAAGACCCTGCGCAACAGCGGCTATTGCTTCTACGAACGGAGCCGCGTCTGCGGATAG
- the thiC gene encoding phosphomethylpyrimidine synthase ThiC — protein MSVKQQQHLSESAQVDQQSIQPFPRSQKIYVQGSRPDIRVPMREISLDVTPTAFGGEINPPVTVYDTSGPYTDPSVTIDVRQGLADVRSPWIIDRDDTELLAGLTSHFGQQRLNDAELTKMRFAHVRNPRRAKPGRNVSQMHYARQGIITPEMEYVAIRENMKLAELRDAGLLKEQHAGHSFGASIPKEITPEFVRSEIARGRAIIPANINHTELEPMIIGRNFLVKINGNIGNSALGSSIEEEVAKLTWGIRWGSDTVMDLSTGKHIHETREWIIRNSPVPIGTVPIYQALEKVNGVAEDLTWELFRDTLIEQAEQGVDYFTIHAGVLLRYVPLTAKRVTGIVSRGGSIMAKWCLAHHKENFLYTHFEEICEIMKAYDVSFSLGDGLRPGSIADANDAAQFGELETLGELTKIAWKHDVQCMIEGPGHVPMQLIKENMDKQLECCDEAPFYTLGPLTTDIAPGYDHITSGIGAAMIGWFGCAMLCYVTPKEHLGLPNKDDVKTGIITYKIAAHAADLAKGHPGAQIRDNALSKARFEFRWEDQFNLGLDPDTARSFHDETLPKDSAKVAHFCSMCGPKFCSMKITQEVREYAAENGLTDEQKAIEAGFAEQADRFRDEGSMIYRQV, from the coding sequence ATGAGCGTCAAACAACAACAGCATCTCAGTGAGTCCGCGCAGGTCGACCAGCAGTCGATCCAGCCGTTTCCCCGTTCGCAGAAAATCTACGTGCAAGGCAGTCGCCCGGATATCCGTGTGCCGATGCGCGAAATCAGCCTGGATGTGACGCCCACCGCCTTCGGTGGCGAAATCAATCCACCGGTCACCGTCTATGACACCTCCGGTCCCTACACCGACCCGAGCGTGACCATCGACGTGCGCCAGGGCCTGGCCGACGTGCGTTCGCCGTGGATCATCGACCGTGATGACACCGAGCTGCTGGCGGGACTGACCTCGCACTTCGGCCAGCAGCGCCTGAACGACGCCGAACTGACCAAGATGCGCTTCGCCCATGTGCGCAACCCACGCCGCGCCAAGCCGGGGCGTAACGTCAGCCAGATGCACTACGCACGCCAGGGCATCATCACGCCGGAGATGGAATACGTCGCCATCCGCGAGAACATGAAACTGGCCGAGCTGCGCGATGCCGGCCTGCTCAAGGAGCAGCATGCCGGGCACAGCTTCGGTGCCAGCATTCCGAAGGAGATCACGCCCGAATTCGTGCGCAGCGAGATCGCCCGTGGCCGCGCCATCATTCCGGCCAACATCAACCACACCGAGCTGGAGCCGATGATCATCGGCCGTAACTTCCTGGTGAAGATCAACGGCAACATCGGCAACTCGGCGTTGGGGTCGAGCATCGAGGAAGAGGTGGCCAAGCTGACCTGGGGCATCCGCTGGGGCTCGGACACGGTGATGGACCTGTCCACCGGCAAGCACATCCATGAAACCCGCGAGTGGATCATCCGCAACTCGCCGGTACCGATCGGCACCGTGCCGATCTACCAGGCCCTGGAGAAGGTCAACGGCGTGGCCGAAGACCTGACCTGGGAGCTGTTCCGTGACACCCTGATCGAACAGGCCGAGCAAGGCGTGGACTACTTCACCATCCACGCCGGTGTGCTGCTGCGCTATGTGCCGCTGACCGCCAAGCGTGTGACCGGCATCGTCAGCCGTGGCGGCTCGATCATGGCCAAATGGTGCCTGGCGCACCACAAGGAGAATTTCCTCTACACCCACTTCGAGGAAATCTGCGAAATCATGAAGGCCTACGACGTCAGCTTCTCGCTGGGCGACGGCCTGCGCCCCGGTTCGATTGCCGACGCCAACGACGCTGCGCAGTTCGGTGAGCTGGAAACCCTCGGCGAGCTGACCAAGATCGCCTGGAAGCACGACGTGCAGTGCATGATCGAAGGCCCCGGCCACGTGCCGATGCAGTTGATCAAGGAGAACATGGACAAGCAGTTGGAGTGCTGCGACGAGGCGCCGTTCTACACCCTGGGCCCGCTGACCACCGATATCGCCCCCGGTTACGACCACATCACCAGCGGGATCGGTGCGGCGATGATCGGCTGGTTCGGTTGCGCCATGCTCTGCTACGTCACGCCCAAGGAGCACCTGGGGCTGCCGAACAAGGATGACGTGAAGACCGGCATCATCACCTACAAGATCGCCGCCCACGCCGCCGACCTGGCCAAGGGGCATCCGGGGGCGCAGATTCGTGACAACGCGCTGAGCAAGGCGCGCTTCGAGTTCCGCTGGGAGGACCAGTTCAACCTCGGGCTCGACCCCGACACTGCCCGCAGCTTCCATGACGAAACCCTGCCCAAGGATTCGGCCAAGGTCGCGCACTTCTGCTCCATGTGCGGGCCGAAGTTCTGCTCGATGAAGATCACCCAGGAAGTCCGCGAATACGCGGCGGAGAACGGCCTGACCGACGAGCAGAAGGCCATCGAGGCCGGCTTCGCCGAGCAGGCGGACCGCTTCCGTGACGAAGGGTCGATGATCTACCGGCAGGTGTAG
- a CDS encoding RsiV family protein — translation MTSTFLRNTLLVAMLGLTLGGCQLLGSAQPKSENLRSEVRSPGCQGEECPLVNIDTLTFSEEPALTRLVDLRLRQMTQFTPDDQVPDSLDNYRKDFLAKAEPGWSSYLQAKVRQSHGDLVIIELSSYLFTGGAHGMPGRGFINYDLKQHREIQLENVLLPGQEKAFWEKAADAHWKWLADNGFARDDDFIQFWPFQRTPHVALLKEGVLLKYDVYAIAPYSSGHPELLIPYGQLQGILKPSYL, via the coding sequence ATGACCTCGACCTTTCTACGCAACACACTGCTCGTCGCCATGCTCGGCCTCACCCTTGGTGGTTGCCAACTGCTGGGAAGCGCGCAGCCGAAATCCGAAAACCTGCGCTCGGAAGTGCGCAGCCCAGGTTGCCAGGGCGAAGAGTGCCCGCTGGTCAACATCGATACGCTGACCTTCAGCGAAGAGCCCGCCCTGACCCGGCTGGTCGACCTGCGCCTGCGCCAGATGACGCAGTTCACTCCCGACGACCAGGTGCCCGACAGCCTCGACAACTACCGCAAGGACTTCCTAGCCAAAGCCGAGCCGGGCTGGAGCAGCTACCTCCAGGCCAAGGTGCGCCAGAGCCATGGCGACCTGGTCATCATCGAACTGTCCAGCTACCTGTTCACCGGCGGCGCCCATGGCATGCCGGGCCGTGGCTTCATCAACTACGACCTGAAACAACACCGCGAAATCCAGCTCGAAAACGTCCTGCTACCGGGCCAGGAAAAGGCCTTCTGGGAAAAGGCCGCCGACGCCCACTGGAAGTGGCTGGCCGACAACGGTTTCGCCCGCGACGACGACTTCATCCAGTTCTGGCCCTTCCAGCGCACCCCGCATGTGGCGCTGCTCAAGGAAGGCGTATTGCTCAAGTACGACGTCTACGCCATCGCCCCCTATTCCAGCGGGCACCCTGAGCTGCTCATTCCCTACGGTCAACTGCAAGGCATACTCAAGCCGTCGTACCTGTAA
- a CDS encoding FecR domain-containing protein, translated as MTDAPISKAVVRQAAEWLLDLQEQPDDPGLRQKCQNWRAANPEHERAWQRMQGFSRNLQAFSSPLAHATLASRALPSRRQLMKTLMVLAATGSIVWSARDSLLWQHWQADLHTGTGERRSLTLADGSQLELDANTSVAIHYDDQQRLIHLIDGQLLLSSAHDPHQRPLRVSTRNGTLQALGTRFSVNQFATSAETEVSVFEGAVAITTEQSLQPVGVIRAGHQARFGPEGLRQRNSLDEQSASWTKGMLVARDMPLGELLQRLGRYRPGHLDCAPAIASLPVSGTYALHRSDQVLAMLQETLPVRVQSFSRYWVRLQSK; from the coding sequence ATGACTGACGCTCCCATCAGCAAGGCCGTGGTGCGCCAGGCCGCCGAATGGCTGCTCGATCTGCAAGAGCAACCGGACGATCCCGGGCTGCGGCAGAAATGCCAGAACTGGCGAGCGGCAAACCCGGAACATGAGCGGGCCTGGCAACGCATGCAGGGCTTCAGCCGGAACTTGCAGGCCTTCTCCTCGCCGCTGGCGCACGCCACCCTGGCCAGCCGCGCCCTGCCGAGTCGGCGCCAACTGATGAAGACGCTGATGGTCCTGGCGGCTACCGGAAGCATCGTCTGGAGCGCCCGCGATAGCCTGCTCTGGCAGCACTGGCAAGCCGACCTGCACACGGGAACCGGGGAGCGGCGCAGCCTGACCCTGGCCGATGGCAGCCAACTGGAGCTGGATGCCAATACATCGGTGGCGATCCACTATGACGACCAGCAGCGCCTGATCCACCTGATCGATGGCCAATTGCTGCTCTCCAGCGCCCATGACCCACACCAACGCCCGCTTCGGGTAAGCACCCGCAACGGCACCTTGCAGGCACTGGGCACACGCTTCTCGGTCAACCAGTTCGCCACGTCAGCCGAGACGGAAGTCAGCGTGTTCGAGGGGGCCGTCGCCATTACCACGGAACAATCCCTCCAGCCTGTCGGCGTCATCCGGGCAGGCCACCAGGCTCGCTTCGGGCCTGAAGGCCTGCGCCAGCGGAACAGCCTGGACGAACAATCCGCGTCCTGGACCAAAGGCATGCTGGTCGCCCGCGACATGCCGCTGGGCGAATTGCTGCAACGCCTTGGCCGCTACCGGCCCGGGCACCTGGACTGCGCACCGGCGATAGCGTCATTGCCGGTTTCCGGTACCTATGCACTGCACCGCAGTGACCAGGTGCTGGCCATGCTGCAAGAAACACTGCCGGTGCGGGTCCAGTCGTTCAGCCGCTACTGGGTACGCCTCCAGTCGAAATAA